The Ananas comosus cultivar F153 linkage group 6, ASM154086v1, whole genome shotgun sequence genome segment CTTTCCGGCTTTTATACTTATCCTTCAAAAATTATTGTGCGCAAATCTATCattctaaaatatcaaattatttcaaaaaaactttcaaaattgggtagaaaaatagaaactttcaataaatttatttgaaataaaattaaacatgaAACTCGGTTACTTATTCAGGGGCACATAGGCAAGTacctcttatttttttaaatgaggTTGGTTtgtcttcttttgtttttattagcAGGCTCAGTTGATAATAGATGCAGTACTCTCAACTCTAACTGCTACATTAGAACatggttaaaaatttttatggaACCTATATGAAGAAATAGCACGTATCATTTCACTGCTGTTTGATCTGTCTTATACTTCCAGGTGGCAGGAGTTGAATTCAGCAATCGAGATACATGTGCTTtaagatgataaataattaTCCACGAGCTTCAACCCAAAGGGTGTAAAATAAGAATCAAAGCTAATGCGTGCAAGATTAAAGTCCCCAACCAGCTTTAGATGTAGCTACACtgagaaaattatatttatttgtgTGCTGGATTAATACGGTCTTTATGGTTAAGGATGTGCTTTCAACTACAAAAACACGAAAAGATTAATTACTGGTGGGGCAAATCGAGTTCGGTGGTAGTCAATGAGGCAACTAAGATGGAAGTTTCTCCCAACTAaggcttttgtttttgtttttgtaatATGAAGCCTGATTAATATCTGGGCCTAGAGCTCACAAGTTACTGCTACAGTTCCcccaacatatatatttttagttgctGCCAATTAAGTACCCACAAATTAAATGCaaaaaggaccaaaataaaaagaaccGACGCAGCAGAAAGAGTTATGCATGGCTTGTAAAAAGATAATTGATAATGCTGGTCAATTATGACATCTAGAAGTCTAGAACTACATTAATTTGCTTTATCTGTTGACAAACTATCTGACACAATTCCCCAGTTTATTGAGTACCAAATAGCTTTTCAAGTTATTCAGCAAACAAAAATATCGCTAATCGTCCTTGAATTGTTGAAACAAAAAGCCAAATATTTGCAGCAGCAGTAGTTTCTTTGCTAAGCCAAAGAAGTTACAACTGCAGGTGCATAAAAAGAGGATTAAACTAAGTCATCCGGCAGCACTTTAAACTGAAGCCTCTACCTTCCTGACCAACCTACAGGCCTTGCTGTGCTTTAGCCAGAAGCCCCAAACAATTGAAGTGCTTATTTTCTTTCAAGCAACAAAGGTTGAAAAAGCTATATATAGGCCTGCCTCTTCTTTGCACCTCCCTCATTGGCAAACTTGATTTCTATAACTCTCATGGCATCAAagctcttctttctctcttttctgcTTTCCGTTACAGCTATCTGCTGTGCTGCCAGACAAAAATTCTCTCTCGCTGGCTTCTCCGAAGAGGATCTGAGATCCCCAAAGAATCTGAAAAATCTCTTTGAGAACTGGGCAGCGAAACACAGCAAAAACTATGCGAGCCCAGAGGAGAAACTGAGGAGGTTCGAAGTGTTCAGGGACAATGTGAGGCACATTCACGAGGGGAATAAAGAGAAGAGGAGCTACTGGCTCGGCCTCAACGAGTTTGCCGACATGAGCCATGAGGAGTTCAAGGGCAAGTATCTTGGCTTGAAGATGGGGAGAAGGGAAGTCGTGCGGAAGTCCTCGAAGTCGACCTTCATTTATCAGAATGCTTCTTTCCTCCCCAAGACGGTGGACTGGAGGAAGAAGGGAGCCGTGACGCCAGTGAAAAACCAAGGAGCGTGTGGTAAGAGCTCTCATTTATCAATATACACCACAATTCTTTTAGTACTCATACCACATTTATCAGCCATCGATTAGAATCGAAAACAAGCATTGATTAGAAATAAGTGAGCAACTTACATCTTTCTCTGTCAGAAGTTACACATCTCGCAGCATCCGAAGTCAACTTAAATCTTTCAAAGTAAGCCAAAcgtttatttttcaattgtacAACTATCTATGTAGGGGGTTGCTGGGCTTTCTCGACGGTGGCAGCGGTCGAAGGAATAAACCAGATCGTAACAGGGAACTTGACGTCTCTATCCGAGCAGGAACTGATCGACTGCGACACAGTATTCAATGAAGGATGCAGCGGAGGTTTGATGGACTATGCTTTTGCATTCATCATTGCGAATGGCGGGGTCCACGCTGAGGATGACTACCCTTACCTCATGGAAGAAGGCACCTGCGAGGAGAAGAGGGTAAATTGAGCATAAACACTCACTCTTGTTcatggtttttcttttttttttccccacatATACACCCTTGCAAATATGCACAATTTCATTTGTATTTTCCTGTGTGATGCTGAGAACTTTATACTCAATAACTTTCCTTTGTCATGACATTTTAGAGTCGCGTTAAAGTCGTAAGCATCACCGGCTTTCAAGATGTGCCGGAGAACAATGAAGAGAGCCTGCTCAAAGCGGTGGCTCATCAGCCTGTAAGCGTTGCCATAGAGGCTTCTGGTAGTGACTTCCAATTCTACAAAGGGGTAAGGAGATTAATTACTAAGACACATAAACAAATTTGTACACTACGCGACTTAGAGTAATGCGAGGTGGTTGATTGCAGGGGATTTTTGATGGAACTTGTGGGACGGATCTGGATCATGCGGTGACGGCCGTTGGGTATGGGTCGTCGTACGCCCAAGATTACTTCATAATAAAGAACTCATGGGGAGCGGGATGGGGGGAGAATGGGTACATAAGGATGAGGAGGAACACAGGGAAACCTGAAGGGCTTTGCGGCATCAACAAGATGGCTTCTTATCCTATCAAATGGAAATTGATCAGTTGAACATCACATGCCTGAATTATtcaacaaaaatattatatgatgtCTATGTAGATTTCTCCAGATAATTCAAATAATCTACGAATTGTGCATTGTCAATCGGAGTGTATATTACTTATCGGGACGAATGTTAGTTTGTgaggagaaacaaaaaaagattatGCTCAGATTTAATCTACACACGAGAACCATAGGCAGTCAGCACTTCGTAATATTCGCATAATgcctcaattaattaattaatccaacAAATAAACCGATAAGAAACAATtgtcctataatttttttttttcttttgctcccccttcttttgttttttacatGTATACGTATGTACCTATCTTACAAGTCCGGAGAACGCCCACAAAGAGGCGAGTTGCTCCTATTCGACGGGCTCTTGGGCACCTCGTTCCCGGTAACAACGATGCCCATCACCACCTCCTCCGCGTTCCCACCATTCTCGTTCTCCCTGTGCGTGCTTCCTCCTCCCTCGTTCTCCTCCAACGACCTCATCTTCGTCTCCGGCGTAAACACATAGGTGTGCACCAAACCAACTACACAGACCCCCCCCAGTATGATCAGCGCGTACATCATCCCGATCCCCGGCTCGTAACCTTGCTGAATGTTGGCCCGGTTATTATCCTGCGATGCCCAGAGGAAACCGACGGCCCCGACAATCGCCCCGACCTTTCCGGAGGCGCCGGAGATGCCGTGGCAGGTGGACCGGAACCGGGCTGGGAAGAGCTCGGCGGGGAGGATGAAGGTGATGGTGTTGGGGCCgaagttggagaagaagaaggtgagggCGTAGAGGACGATGAACCAGGCGTTGGTGTGGTCGTGCCAGTAGGCGTCGTAGGGGCCTGCAAGGGCGAAGAGGAAGACAGCCATGAAGGAGAACCCGAGCATCTGGATGGGGCGGCGGCCGATGCGGTCGATGAAGTACATCGTGGCGAAGTAACCCGGGATGGTGGAGGCGACCGCGATGATGGCCTGGAACTTGGCGACATTGTAGGCCTCCTGGTAGGCATTCACGTGGCTGGCGCGTTGGAACCAGGGCAGGTAGATTTGGGACTGGAATAAGGTGCTGCTGTAGTAGGGCACGTCCACAATGAACCACGCTGCCGCGCACGCGAACAGGTTGCGCCCATGGTAGCGCAGGAACTCGCGGGAGAAGAAGCCGTACGTCGATGTAGGgtgaggaggaggtggtggcggTGTTACCGAAGACGGAGAGTGGCGGAGTGCATCGGAGCCGTGGATGTCGAGGTCGAAGTCGCCCAGCACCCGCCCCATGTCGGCAGTGGCCTTCATCACGTCCTGCTCCACCAGAGCTGTGAACCTGCGCGGCAAGAGCAGATTTGAATGATTACCACGTAACCCGGCCGATTCAAATAGTTGGACAGGACATTCAAGGTTTCAGTTGGACCTGTTGAGAATTGCAGGACTAGTGCTTTGCCTGGGCACTCAATACACGAATCTACTGAACATGGTTTCGTCCGCATTGAACTCGGAAACAAGTTGAACGTGTATATACTCGAACAGTCCATTCAAAGAACTCAAAGTTGACTGGTGAGACTTGGATCTAATTAGCATTGCCTAACAACTACTCTGTTCCAAATGCTTTCGACACCTAGGTCTGCATTGTGTAATTAGCTTGTAAGAGGTGCCTAATTTTTTATGTTCTAGTGTGGATAATTTTACTCCGAGCAACGTGCAACTTGATGTAAAACTACAACTCCACAACTTGGCCTCTAGAAGGTCATCAGATTGTTCCATGTCCTGGGCTTCACAAAATAGACAAAGAAGGTATTCTTTACTAAAAGATTCCAATCACCTAAGTACTCAAAAAATTAAGCGTACTGACCACGAAAAGGCAGATGAGACCCCATATTCCAATAAATGTTCAGGATTTAAGTAATCAACTTAAGAACTTAAATAAGATGCGATGGCTCCTCCTAGGCTCCTATGGACAAACTTTTATTCGCCTAGACGGTATCACAAAAGAAGATTTCCGAAGCATCTTGCGATTCTCTGCATCCCTCGAGGACTGTTAGGGCAtatttggttcacctattttaaacTATGGAATCAGAATGAAAtttattgattccgatagttgtcGTTTGTTTTATACGAATCGgattccgattttcattccactccggaatgggaatggccgaatccatttatgatctaatccggctttgaattttgaattggcccattccaaagtaaactattcaaaattctctttcaCTAACACCTACTTTATCTTCCTTcatcactctcctctctcttaatcaaaagcatcttttaaaaattctaaatttccattccgattccattccaataataaaccaaatatttttggatgattcgtcatttcatttttcattccaaagcaatccaattttatttctcattccTATTTCAatcgtgaaccaaacatgtcctTAAGAGTAGTTTCAACCAGTTAATCTGCAATGCTTTGATTAATCACCCTAAATTGAGTTATCGCTTCTCTTTTCAATGTTCtttacttcttttctttctttagaGTAACTTAACTTGCTATCCAGTTATGATGATCAGCTATAACACATTTTAGCCGGTCTCTCCTCAAAAAGAccgaaaaaagataaattttactaCAAACAATATTAGAAGTTAATCCCTTAAATCTGATCCTGGTGCTATGCTTTGAGATAAAAGAT includes the following:
- the LOC109711926 gene encoding cysteine protease XCP1-like, whose protein sequence is MASKLFFLSFLLSVTAICCAARQKFSLAGFSEEDLRSPKNLKNLFENWAAKHSKNYASPEEKLRRFEVFRDNVRHIHEGNKEKRSYWLGLNEFADMSHEEFKGKYLGLKMGRREVVRKSSKSTFIYQNASFLPKTVDWRKKGAVTPVKNQGACGGCWAFSTVAAVEGINQIVTGNLTSLSEQELIDCDTVFNEGCSGGLMDYAFAFIIANGGVHAEDDYPYLMEEGTCEEKRSRVKVVSITGFQDVPENNEESLLKAVAHQPVSVAIEASGSDFQFYKGGIFDGTCGTDLDHAVTAVGYGSSYAQDYFIIKNSWGAGWGENGYIRMRRNTGKPEGLCGINKMASYPIKWKLIS
- the LOC109711925 gene encoding probable inorganic phosphate transporter 1-10, with translation MSLKVLTALDHARTQLYHFKAILIAGMGLFTDSYDLFCILPVMKLIGRIYYEPIGGDPGVTPPVVVSASVAIALLGTVIGQLVFGALGDRVGRRRVYGLCLLLMVFSSFGCGFSICRTRGCVLGSLCFFRFLLGIGIGGDYPLSATIMSEFANKRTRGSFIAAVFSMQGFGILASSAVTMAVMAAFNRATNPEDISPLRTPEAADLAWRLILMIGAIPAALTYYWRMAMPETARFTALVEQDVMKATADMGRVLGDFDLDIHGSDALRHSPSSVTPPPPPPHPTSTYGFFSREFLRYHGRNLFACAAAWFIVDVPYYSSTLFQSQIYLPWFQRASHVNAYQEAYNVAKFQAIIAVASTIPGYFATMYFIDRIGRRPIQMLGFSFMAVFLFALAGPYDAYWHDHTNAWFIVLYALTFFFSNFGPNTITFILPAELFPARFRSTCHGISGASGKVGAIVGAVGFLWASQDNNRANIQQGYEPGIGMMYALIILGGVCVVGLVHTYVFTPETKMRSLEENEGGGSTHRENENGGNAEEVVMGIVVTGNEVPKSPSNRSNSPLCGRSPDL